The Orcinus orca chromosome 1, mOrcOrc1.1, whole genome shotgun sequence DNA window CAGTACCTTCAGCTCTTGAGCTCCTCGTGATGTGGGTGGACAGCATGGACTGCGTGTCGGAGCTGGGTCTTGCCTGGCTTTGAGGGAGCAGGCAGCCGCCCAGGGAGGAGTTGCTCTGGCCACTAAGCATGGAGACTTGGTCATCCCCCAGGCAGCTGGCTGCTGGTGCCACCTTCATGCTTGCAACAGATGGTGAGCGGGACAACAGCAGCCCTTCATTTTGCTTCTGGGTGAGAGTTTCGCTGACTACGTTGACAATCCAGTTCTGAATGCTGGCAATGGAAATGGTGTCTCCGGGCCCCACTGGCAGGTTAGGTAGAGGTGTGGTGGGGGCGGAGGCCGAGCACCCCCCTGCATTGCTTAGGGCCTGACAGGGATGGGAGCTGTGGCTTTGGGCACTGAGCACCGACCCTGTGTCCCCACCAGCACTGACTGAGGGGGCTGCGGACCAGAATGCAGACAGGGGGATGCTTCCGCTGGCAGCTGAGCTATCTGCCTCCCAGCTTCCCATGGACTGGCTCTCCTCCAGTGTCTGCCTGCTCCTCTCCAGCAGCTCCAGCCTCCGTTGCCTCTTCTTGGCCAAGGCCGAGTCTTCTCCCTTGCTGAGCTCCAGCACCTCCTCCTTGTTCTCACTGCCCACCTTCTGGTGCTTCAGCTTCCAGGCCTGGTAGGCGGATAGGCTGACGTCAGAGAGGTTCTTCTTCTCCCCCTCGGCCTCCTCTGCACGTTGCTCACTGCTGCCGTCTCCTGCCTCCGAGTCTTTCTTGTGAAATCCAAATTGGATTCTCTTGATCTTCCACCTTTCCAGGGCAGTGAGCTTGTCCTTGTTCCTGTGGCAGAAGTTATAGAAGGAGCTGGCCTCAGAGGACACACTCTCCTCGTCATCCTCCCGCGCCCTGCTCCCCACCTCCGAGCTGGcgtctccttcctctctcttgctCCTGGAGTGGTACCTCCGCAAAGCCTCCTTCTCGATCTCCAGTAGCCTCTGGTTCCACGTGTCCCAGGTGCTCTCCGTGGACACCGAGTCAGAGCGGCGTCTCCCGCCTCGGTTCAGGCTCATCTCCAGCTGCTGCTTCAGGACCCGGATGTCGTGGCTGCTCACACTGTCGGAGGTGCTGCTCTCACTCGTCGCGTGCCTCCGTCTTCTGCTCACAAAGGAGCCGTCgtcaccctcctcctcctcttcctcctccctacTCCACTTCCGGTGCCCCTCTGCCTGGTACCTCTCATTTCGGCTCTGCCACTCCCGGACaattctctccacatcctcattcTCGGGCTCCTGCTCACTCTGGCCAGAGGAGGCTGAGCGCCTGTCGTCCCCGCCCTGGGGGACCTTGCCTGTGGGGAGACCCTGCCCCTTCTTCCATGCCTCGTAgagtttctcctcctcttcttcatcgATGAGGGTGAGGGGCTTGGAGGCTCGGCTGGCCTCCCCCAAGGAGGAGCTACTCAGGTGACTGGTGGCGTCATCCTCCTCTTCCACGGTGAGGGCGTGCACTCTGGCCCCAACCGTGCTCCCTGCGTCCTCgccctcctccgcctcctcttCTCCACCCTCCCTGCCGAagtcctcctctctctcctccatcaGCTTCTCGTTGAGCTCCCGGAGCTGCTTCAGGAAGCCGTCGTTGGGGTAGATGGCCCGCCTCTTGCGCACGGTCATCAAGGCCTCCAGGATGGTCCTATTGTGGAAGATCATCAGGTAGGCGACCACCAGCACTGCTGAGCGGCTGATGCCCATTTCACTGCTGACCAGGACTTTCCctgagaagaaaacacaagagataGTGATGTAACGgcacttgtattttttttcagagcTGTTTTGATGTGCTGGATTTAATATGTTTCCTTGGCATCTCATATTCATCCATGCTTAAGTCCCATGAGGCACAGGAATCATTGTCCCCATATTACAGATGTCACACAGAGCACTGACACTGCCCTGCGCTTGAGGAAACATTTTCCGCATTTTCTGAACACagcagggagtggggagtgggtggggaaAAAAGGAACTAACCACTGTCCCCATTTTTGAAACACTGGAGTACACTTTCTCTCCACCAGACTGAGCAtcagaaggaggaaaaataaaagaatagagaagaaaaggaatgagCCTAAGATGAATGAATCATAGAGAAGTAGAATCTCAGTGTTGGAAAGGACCACAAGTCCCTTGAGAATTCCTTTTACAACTTCCTTGATGCTGGATAACCCATCATCCAGACTCTGCCAGACGCTTCCAGTGACAGAGAGCTCAGTATcttagacagatagacagacagacagacacacacacacacacacacacacacacacacacccctctcattccatatttatgtcattctaattttttgaaaattctttcaCATGTTAGGGCAAAGGATAACTTCCTGTAACAGGCACCCAGTGTTCCTGCTTTGACATACAaaggtaaataataaatatatctgtATGAATCAGATctttaatacaaatttttttttttttttttttgcggtatgcgggcctctcactgctgtggcctctcccgttgtggagcacaggctccggacgcgcaggctcagtggccatggctcacgggcccagccgctctgcgttatgtgggatcttcccagaccggggcacgaacccatgtcccctgcatcggcaggcggactctcaaccgctgcgccaccagggaagctcaatacaaaaatctttaagaaaatcaCGATCATATTCTTCACtagagttttgtctttttctttttcttttttcttttcctcgcTATTCTAGGTCTTTCAATCATTAGtcaaacattttttcatgttccATTACTATACTTGCCACTCTCTTTAGGTCAAACTTgaatttatcagttttattcCTAAGGAAGTTGTGTCAGTACGGAGCAAGATAGTTCAGGTTTGGACTGACCCATACAGAGTAGAGTGGGCCCCTCGCCACTCTTTTTCTGGGCACTGGGTCTTCACTGATGCCATCTGAGCTTGCAATGTGGGTGGATATATCACACAGTGAACTCAAATTATCTTTTTTATCAATTGAAACCTATAAAGCCTTCTAAAAAAACTGCTATCAAGCCATGTCTCTCTTATCTTGTAGCATTCTTAAAACATAAAGATAACTCTAAAATTCCTATTGATGTTTTTGGTAGTTACAGCCTGTTCTTATAGGCTAACAGAAGCTTTTGCCAGTCTCAATTCTACCATTCAATAGATCAGTTATTCCCCAGCCTCCCCCTCTGCTTTGCATCCTTCATAAACATGACAAACATGCCTTCATTCTATGACTGTTTAAAATGCACACTGGGACCGCTAGAGATCTCCCTCCAGGGTGTCATCAATCTATTTGTCAACAGTCTTCGGGGATATTTGTTAAATCAGTTAAGAGTCCTATTTTACAATATGGGCTGGGGGTGACTTCTATCATTATATCTTAGTACCAGTTAAGACCATGTCTTTGTCACATAGAAGGCCAGAGACCAAGGCAAGACTTGAGGGCCCTGAGGTCCAATAATGCTGAAAGGCCTTAATGCCAAGGGCCAGCAGCCACTAGGGGGAGGTAAGCAAGCAGAATCAAAGCCACTAAAAgagcatctacagattcaatgtcttatcccctccctcctccagctcagGGCTCAGCTGTCCCTCAGCAAGGATCCCCTTTTAACTGGCCGACCAGGTCACAATTTACTACAATTAGTACCAAGGTCTCATTCACTTCTTCTGGAGGTGGTTACTAGGCCAGCTCACTTCAGGACACAGGCAGCTAGGCTTCCTCATAAGGGCATCAAATACAATTAGACTCAGTCTGGTGGAGGCCAGGTTGGGGTGCCATGCTTTTCCGTGCTATGTTCCTTACACCTGGTATTCCTCTGAAGAATGTCAGGGGCAGCCTGAGGGACAGGGGAGAGCTGGGTGGGTCAGACTTGGGGCCCCACCCAATGCACCCAGAGCAACGAaaggatttttttattttctctgttaggCACAAGGCCACCCTAATGTATAGCTTATGCTTGACACAACTCGAGGGGATGCCTTTAACTTTGAAGTCAAAGTTGATTTGTTTGGTTATGATGAAAACTCCCCAGCAGTAAAATGGCTTGAGGAAGGTGgtcttttttctaatttgcagTTGCCATCTTGATTAGCAGCAGGGCTGATGGCGGGGGGaacgtggggggtgggggtggtctgTCTAGATGTGCTTAAAGATTTGAAGAGTACAGCTAGTGGAGAGAGCCCTGGACTTGAGTAAGGCTGGGTTCCAGTTCTCTCACACTCTCAGTATGCCTTTATATGGCAGGCATTTGTTTTGTATCCTCCCAATTCATAATTCTGCTTTTCCTCAGAACTTTCCCCCTCTCTGCACCCCAGGAAAATGAGAAGTACTTGCCCAGAAGCCACCCCCCTTGCCACTGTGGATAGAATTTAGGGTAGACAAAGGACCAGAGTCTGACACACAAATTTTCTCTCCAGGGAACGTGGAAAtggaactgaggcaggaagttAGCGGTTATTGTCAG harbors:
- the STYXL2 gene encoding serine/threonine/tyrosine-interacting-like protein 2 codes for the protein MATSGDPEEEQVVPSEEDEANMRAVQARYLRSPSPSQYSMVSDAETESIFMEPIHLSSAVAAKQIINEELKPRGVKAETKCPGMLESAEQLLVEDLYNRVREKMDDTSLYNTPCILDLQRALAQDRQEAPWNEVDEVWPNVFIAEKSVAVNKGRLKRLGITHILNAAHGTGVYTGPEFYTGLEIQYLGVEVDDFPEVNISQHFRKAAEFLDEALLTYRGKVLVSSEMGISRSAVLVVAYLMIFHNRTILEALMTVRKRRAIYPNDGFLKQLRELNEKLMEEREEDFGREGGEEEAEEGEDAGSTVGARVHALTVEEEDDATSHLSSSSLGEASRASKPLTLIDEEEEEKLYEAWKKGQGLPTGKVPQGGDDRRSASSGQSEQEPENEDVERIVREWQSRNERYQAEGHRKWSREEEEEEEGDDGSFVSRRRRHATSESSTSDSVSSHDIRVLKQQLEMSLNRGGRRRSDSVSTESTWDTWNQRLLEIEKEALRRYHSRSKREEGDASSEVGSRAREDDEESVSSEASSFYNFCHRNKDKLTALERWKIKRIQFGFHKKDSEAGDGSSEQRAEEAEGEKKNLSDVSLSAYQAWKLKHQKVGSENKEEVLELSKGEDSALAKKRQRRLELLERSRQTLEESQSMGSWEADSSAASGSIPLSAFWSAAPSVSAGGDTGSVLSAQSHSSHPCQALSNAGGCSASAPTTPLPNLPVGPGDTISIASIQNWIVNVVSETLTQKQNEGLLLSRSPSVASMKVAPAASCLGDDQVSMLSGQSNSSLGGCLLPQSQARPSSDTQSMLSTHITRSSRAEGTGSKVRGTSKPICSLFADSVDLKELGRKEKEMQTELREKMSEYKMEKLASDNKRSSLFKKKKVKEDEDDDVGDRDEDTDSAIGSFRYSSRSDSQKPETDTSSSLAVSDSYGSGSRAGKEMESSINKWLSGLRTEEKSPPQSDWSGTSRGKCTRSSLLWETESKSSSYKFSKSRSEEQDTSSYHEANGNSVRSTSRFSASSTREGREMHTFSRSMFSETSSSREESPEPYFFRRTPEPSEGEESPEPRRPNWARPRDWEDVEESSKSDFSEFGAKRKFTQSFMRSEEEGEKERMEKREEGRFASGRRSQYRRSTDREEEEEMDDEAIIAAWRRRQEETRTKLQRRRED